CTGTATCTGGCGCTGAACAAAAGAAGGTATGTATTTCCAGATCCCCTGGATCGGGTACTGCAGTACCGGAAACAGAAGGATCGCGAAGTTGCAGGGCTGATTGCCGCCTCTCTTGCTTACGGGAGCGTTCTGCAGATTCACCGCATCGTGGGCCGTGTCCTGGATCGGCTGGGGCTCGATCTCCACGGTACGCTAAAGGAAGCTGATCCCGGATGGATCCGCAGTCATCTTGACGGCTTCGTGTACCGATACACCCCCGCCCGGGAACTTTTCACCCTTCTCCTGGAGATCGGAACGGTTTTGAGAGATCGGGGATCCCTCCATGCCTCCTTCATGGAAGAATGGAGAGAAGGGGAGGAAACCACGATCCCCGCTCTTACCCGATGGATCCGGCATTGGTTTACAACGGGATCC
The window above is part of the Thermoanaerobaculia bacterium genome. Proteins encoded here:
- a CDS encoding TIGR02757 family protein, giving the protein MLKRENLESLYLALNKRRYVFPDPLDRVLQYRKQKDREVAGLIAASLAYGSVLQIHRIVGRVLDRLGLDLHGTLKEADPGWIRSHLDGFVYRYTPARELFTLLLEIGTVLRDRGSLHASFMEEWREGEETTIPALTRWIRHWFTTGSLISDPARGGACKRLHLYIRWMARKDRVDPGPWTALSPACLVMPVDRHIHRLARVEGITERATADARTALEITRYFRSLVPDDPARYDFVLARIGMAETLQKSMPRHARMLIRLRDTLIQK